The Mustelus asterias chromosome 23, sMusAst1.hap1.1, whole genome shotgun sequence genome window below encodes:
- the pla2g10 gene encoding group 10 secretory phospholipase A2: MEFLLFSLFLLLSVHVTATKEHQRRQARSILDLVGMIRCGTDRSISYLMYGCYCGIGGKGWPRDGTDWCCFTHDCCYGKAEEAGCHPKLDSYNWYCRYGNPRCGFFFDHCEKMICECDMELSYCLKNAVYRKRYALWPNFLCGKRRPHCH; encoded by the exons TGCATGTCACAGCCACGAAAGAACATCAAAGACGGCAAGCAAGAAGTATTTTGGACCTGGTCGGAATGATTCGGTGCGGCACTGACCGCTCTATTTCTTACCTCATGTATGGTTGTTACTGTGGAATTGGAGGGAAAGGGTGGCCACGGGATGGCACAGATTG GTGCTGTTTTACTCACGACTGCTGTTACGGGAAAGCAGAGGAAGCTGGTTGTCATCCCAAATTAGACAGTTATAACTGGTATTGCAGATATGGTAATCCTAGATGTG GATTCTTCTTTGACCATTGCGAAAAGATGATTTGTGAATGTGACATGGAGTTATCCTACTGCTTGAAGAATGCTGTCTACCGGAAGAGATACGCACTGTGGCCCAATTTCCTTTGTGGGAAGAGAAGACCACATTGTCATTAA